One Castanea sativa cultivar Marrone di Chiusa Pesio chromosome 4, ASM4071231v1 DNA window includes the following coding sequences:
- the LOC142630958 gene encoding uncharacterized protein LOC142630958: MAFSSSTTIWNTKTTYDYPASKISCYFNNNNSFSTKPLRFTAYSSDSSSSLTPSSSSSSCSTSSCSCSTYYYAATSRYVRNQKSPENERTHDVTFSIVHSDGSNKFEQKINKAKAHNSLKRGLKAIAKKRPLWQKFWFSSKRMRSIILLNVITIVYASDIPIVKGVEMSMDPATFSAVRFVVSAIPFLPFVFRARDDIKTRNAGMELGLWVSLGYLIEAIGLLTADAGRASFISLFTVIVVPLLDGILGAYIPARTWFGVLMSTLGVAMLECSGSPPSVGDLLNFLSAIFFGIHMLRTEHISRSTKKENFLPLLGYEVCVVALLSTIWVLIGGWFDGVNGFDQSTWTWTELWDWIVTFPWMPALYTGIFSTGLCLWVEMAAMRDVSATETAIIYGLEPLWGAGFAWFLLGERWGMSGWIGAALVLGGSLMVQMFGSLPVNKPTEVEEANQKGNLLLVPEKRKVQSALSTSPVVVRTKKDVIDLL; this comes from the exons ATGGCTTTCTCCTCATCAACAACAATATGGAACACAAAAACAACATATGACTACCCTGCTTCCAAAATCTCATGCTACTTCAATAACAATAACTCTTTCTCCACCAAACCACTTCGTTTCACTGCTTACTCGTCTGACTCCTCCTCATCACTAacaccatcttcttcttcttcttcttgttcaaCATCCTCTTGTTCTTGTTCTACTTATTATTATGCAGCTACTTCCAGATATGTAAGAAACCAGAAATCTCCAGAGAATGAAAGGACCCATGATGTCACTTTCTCTATTGTACATTCTGATGGTTCCAATAAATTTGAGCAGAAGATAAATAAAGCTAAGGCCCATAATTCTCTGAAGAGGGGATTGAAAGCGATTGCAAAGAAGCGGCCTTTGTggcaaaaattttggttttcctCCAAGAGGATGAGGAGTATTATCTTGCTCAACGTCATTACTATCGTCTATG CAAGTGACATTCCGATTGTGAAAGGTGTTGAAATGAGTATGGACCCAGCGACCTTCTCTGCAGTGCGATTTGTTGTCTCAGCCATCCCATTTTTGCCATTTGTCTTTCGTGCTCGAGATGATATTAAAACCCGCAATGCAGGGATGGAGCTGGGATTGTGGGTTAGTTTAGGGTACCTTATTGAGGCAATTGGTCTACTTACAGCTGATGCTGGGCGTGCATCATTCATTTCATTGTTTACA GTTATAGTGGTTCCTTTGCTTGATGGCATATTAGGAGCCTATATTCCTGCCCGTACCTGGTTTGGAGTTCTCATGTCTACTCTTGGGGTTGCTATGCTGGAATGTAGTGGATCTCCTCCAAGT GTTGGAGATCTTTTGAACTTTTTAAGTGcaatattttttggaattcaCATGCTTCGAACGGAACATATATCAAGAAGCACAAAGAAAGAGAACTTCCTACCACTTCTTGGATATGAG GTGTGTGTTGTTGCTCTGTTATCCACAATCTGGGTTTTAATTGGAGGATGGTTTGATGGTGTTAATGGTTTTGACCAATCAACATGGACATGGACAGAACTATGGGATTGGATTGTCACATTTCCATGGATGCCTGCTCTATATACTGGCATATTCTCTACTGGATTATGCTTATGGGTGGAG ATGGCAGCCATGCGTGATGTTTCAGCAACAGAAACAGCAATAATTTATGGGCTGGAGCCACTCTGGGGTGCAGGTTTTGCATGGTTTCTCCTCGGTGAAAGGTGGGGTATGAGTGGATGGATTGGCGCTGCTCTTGTGCTAG GGGGAAGCTTAATGGTACAGATGTTTGGATCCTTACCAGTCAATAAACCTACTGAGGTTGAAGAGGCTAATCAGAAAGGCAATCTTCTGCTAGTTCCAGAAAAGCGAAAAGTGCAAAGTGCTCTCTCTACTTCACCAGTAGTTGTCAGGACCAAGAAGGACGTAATAGATTTGTTATAG